The following is a genomic window from Bordetella petrii.
CGTCGGACAAGCCGGCGGTTTCACGGCCGAACACGAATACGTCGTCCGGACCGAACGCCACCTCGGCCACGTTGCGCTGGGCGCGGGTGGTCAGCGCATAAATGTGCGCAGGCGGCGCGCCGGTTGCCGCCAGCGCCTGTTCAAGGGTGTCGTGCACCTGCACCGGCTGCCATTCGTGATAGTCGAGCCCGGCGCGGCGCAGGCGCGCATCATCCAGCTCGAAACCCAGCGGGCGCACAAGATGCAGCTGTGCGCCGGTATTGGCACACAGGCGGATGGCGTTGCCGGTATTGGGCGGAATTTCGGGGCAGACGAGTACGACGTGGAACATGGTTTCATCCTGGCGCGCCGCTGGCCGCGGCGCGTGACGACCGCTATTGTGCCAGGGCGGCCGGCGGGACTTACGCCGCCGCAAAGCCGTCCTTTCAGAAAAGCGAACCGCGATTGCCTGGCAATCGTACGCGCGGGCGGGGCCTTGCGCCACAATAGGCAGTTCTACAGGCCTGCGCCTGCGCGGCAAAACCATAACGGAGGCATACCTTGAAGCGCTACCAGCTCTACATCGACGGCCAATACGTCGACCCGGCCTCGGGCGAGTGGTTCGAGTCCGATAATCCCTGCGACGGCAAGCCGTGGGCCAGCATCCCCAAGAGCAACGCCGAAGACGTAGACCGCGCCGTGCAGGCAGCCCACCGCGCCGGCCGCGAAGGTCCGTGGGCCACGTATACGCCCAGCCAGCGCGGGCAATTGCTGCACCGCCTGGGCGACCTGATCGCCCGCGATGCCGAAGCGCTGGCCCGCACCGAAGTGCGCGACAACGGCAAGCTGTACGCGGAAATGGCGGGCCAGCTCAAGTACATGCCGCAATGGTTCTATTACTACGGCGGCCTGGCCGACAAGATCGAAGGCACCGTTCCGCCCATCGACAAGCCCGGCCACTTCGGCTACACGCGCCGCGAGCCGCTGGGCGTGGTGGCCGCCATTACCCCCTGGAATTCGCCGCTGCTGCTCACTGCCTGGAAAATCGCGCCGGCGCTGGCCGCCGGCTGCACGCTGGTGCTCAAGCCGTCCGAA
Proteins encoded in this region:
- a CDS encoding tRNA (cytidine(34)-2'-O)-methyltransferase: MFHVVLVCPEIPPNTGNAIRLCANTGAQLHLVRPLGFELDDARLRRAGLDYHEWQPVQVHDTLEQALAATGAPPAHIYALTTRAQRNVAEVAFGPDDVFVFGRETAGLSDEHMALFAPQQCLRLPMRAGQRSLNLSNAVAVTVFEAWRQHGYAGGL